The Rhodococcus sp. B50 DNA window GTCTACGACTGTGCACCGCAGAGCGACGGTGCAGCCGCACTGATCCTGGTGGCGGACGACGTCGTCGACCGCTACACCGACAGGCCTGTGTGGATCCGCGGCACCGGTCTGGGTTTCGACGCCGTGATGCACCAGCACAAGCGCGATCTCACCTCCTTCGCGGCGACGCGGCGCGCGGCGAAACAGGCGTTCGGCACCGCGGGCCTGTCGCCGGGGGACATCGACGTCGCCGAGATCCACGACTACTTCACCGGAATCGAGATCATCAGTTACGAGGATCTCGGATTCGCCGAACGCTTCGAGGGTTCCAAGCTTCTCGAGGCGGGAGTCACCGAGATCGGTGGGTCGCTGCCGGTCAATCCCAGTGGCGGTCTGAACACGAAGGGGCATCCGCCGGGCGCGACCGGTGTCGCCCAGTGTGTGGAGTTGTTCGAGCAGCTCCGTGGACAGGCGGTCAATCAGGTCGACGGAGCGCGAACAGGTCTCGCGCACAATGTCGGAGGGCCGACGGCTGTTGCCGCCGTGACGATCCTGGAGGGCCCCGGGGGCTGATCCGTATCTCCACCCGGCATCGCTGTTCGGTGAGGGCCCGTGCACCCGTCCGGTGCACGGGTCCTCGTCGTGCATACGAGCCGGCCCGACGCCCCTTTCCGTCTCGAATCTCGAATATCTTGCAGCATTGCAAGATTGCCGTTCTGAATAATTGGAAATTCCATTCGTCTTTTCTGTAATCCTTATTGCCGCGGACGCGGAGAGGCTCTAATGTGTGGGGCATCACAGGTAGTGCACTCTGCTCGTGTTCTGCGTCGCCGTGATCCACGGCCTCGGTAGTACGACGAAAGTTGAGTCGGATGTTTCTCACAGTTTCGAAAAAGGTGGGCCGCAGCCTGCTGGTGGTCCTGCTGGTGACCATCGCGGTCGTCGGCCTGCTCGGTCTCGCGCCCGGCTCCGTCGCCCAGGTCATCCTGGGGGAGAACGCAACTCCCCAGGCGGTCGCCGAACTGAACGCCAAGCTCGGCCTCGACGCGCCGTTCCTGAGCCAGTACTTCGGGTGGTTGTCCGACGCGGTCCGGGGCGATCTCGGAACCTCGCCGCTGACGGGTCAATCCGTGAGCGAGGCCATCGCCGAACGGCTGCCGGTCACGCTCCAGCTCGCCGCGATGGGTCTGCTGATCGCACTGATGGTCGCACTCGTCATGGGTGTGATCTCCGCGTCCCGTCCGGGTAGCGCCGTCGACCGCGGCATGAACGCCCTGTCGGCCGTCTTCCTCTCGGTGCCCGCCTTCATCGCCGGCCCCGTCCTGATCTACTTCCTCGCGATCAAGCTCCAGATCTTCCCGGTGATGGGCTGGTCCCGGATCGGCGAAGGTCTCGGCGACAACTTGCGCAGCGCGATGCTCCCGGCGCTCGCCATCGCTCTCACCGAGATCGCGGCCTTCCACCGCCTGCTCCGTACCGACCTCATCGGCACACTCCGTGAGGATTTCATCGCCGCGGCCCGGGCCAAGGGGATGCCCTCCTGGTACGTGATGTTCCGGCACGCACTGAGGCCCTCGTCGTTCTCCCTCATCACCGTCGCCGGTATCAACCTCGGCCGTCTCATCGGTGGCACGGTGATCGTCGAGACCCTGTTCGGCCTCCCGGGTCTGGGTCAGCTCGTCGCCTCCTCGATCACCTCCCGCGACGTGATCATGGTGCAGGGGGTCGTGGTCTTCATCGCCGTCGTCTACGTGGGCATCAACACCCTCGTCGACCTCAGCTACCAAGTCATCGACCCGCGGGTCAGGAAGGTGGTCGGAGCATGACGCAGGTCGCGCTCGAGAAGAAGGACGACGCACAGCGGGTCGAGTCGGCCACCCAGGATCTGCCGAAGGTACCCGCGGCCAAGAAGACCCGCTCGGTGCTGGTCTACCTGTCGATCGTGTGGCTGGTGCTCATCATCGGTGCCGCGATCTTCGCAAGCGTGCTTCCGCTGGCGCAGTACAGCGTTCCGGTCGGGCCACCGCGGACGCCTCCGAACCTCGACTCCCTCGACACTCTCCTGGGAACCGACACCCTCGGCAGGTCGATCCTGTCCCGCGTCGTCTACGGCGCCCAGGTCTCCCTCGTCATCGGCGCCGTCGCCGGTCTCGTCGGCTTCCTGATCGGATCGTTCTTCGGCATGATCGCCGGCTACTTCGGCAAGCGTGTCGACGCCGTGATCTCGCTGCTGGCCGACGCGATGCTCGCCTTCCCGCCGCTGATCCTGCTCCTGGCCCTCGCCTCGATCCTTACCCCGAGCGTGCGGACCATCCTCTTCGGGCTGGGCCTGCTGGCGATCCCGTCGTTCATCCGCCTGTCGCGAGCGAACACCCTCGCCTGGTCGTCGCGTGAGTTCGTCAGGGCCGCGAAGAACATGGGTGCCGGCAGCGGGCGGATCCTGTTCCGGGAGATCATGCCCAACGTCCTCGCGCCCCTCGCGTCGTA harbors:
- a CDS encoding ABC transporter permease codes for the protein MTQVALEKKDDAQRVESATQDLPKVPAAKKTRSVLVYLSIVWLVLIIGAAIFASVLPLAQYSVPVGPPRTPPNLDSLDTLLGTDTLGRSILSRVVYGAQVSLVIGAVAGLVGFLIGSFFGMIAGYFGKRVDAVISLLADAMLAFPPLILLLALASILTPSVRTILFGLGLLAIPSFIRLSRANTLAWSSREFVRAAKNMGAGSGRILFREIMPNVLAPLASYMPIVIAALIVAEGSLSFLGLGIPPPQPSWGGMINDGKDALATSPHLVFVPALVIFFTVFALNQVGDHLRTKYDRTLHD
- a CDS encoding ABC transporter permease; protein product: MFLTVSKKVGRSLLVVLLVTIAVVGLLGLAPGSVAQVILGENATPQAVAELNAKLGLDAPFLSQYFGWLSDAVRGDLGTSPLTGQSVSEAIAERLPVTLQLAAMGLLIALMVALVMGVISASRPGSAVDRGMNALSAVFLSVPAFIAGPVLIYFLAIKLQIFPVMGWSRIGEGLGDNLRSAMLPALAIALTEIAAFHRLLRTDLIGTLREDFIAAARAKGMPSWYVMFRHALRPSSFSLITVAGINLGRLIGGTVIVETLFGLPGLGQLVASSITSRDVIMVQGVVVFIAVVYVGINTLVDLSYQVIDPRVRKVVGA